From the genome of bacterium:
AGAAGCGTAAGAGTTATTGCTTTTCGAAGGAGTGGAATCTGCATAATGCAATCTCTTACTTCATTGGATTCAGCTACAATTTTTGTTGGATAGTGCGAACATTACGAATAAAAGACATAGAGGAATGTTGGCAGAAGCGAACTTCGGCCATGGCTGCTGGACTAACTGACCATGTTTGGAGTATAGAGGAATGGCTTACCTATCCAGTTAGAGGAGATTAGCTATTTTCAGACACCACCTATTTTACGAGGAGGACTAATCAATTTCTGGGCCTTTAGTGGCCATACTTTTTGTGAGACTCTCCTCGAATACCTTCATCAGTTTTGATCTTTGAAAATTATATATCAAAAAGAGTCATCCTGAAACGAATATCATTTGAGATAAAGAATCCTTTGATAATGTAATCAAGAAAGTTTATTCTTCTACATAATCTTCTCCTGTTTTCCATAAGGTAACCATAGTGGTAAAGATATTTCTGGCGATTGTTCTTTGGGCATTAGCCGGAGAAGTTCCCTGGCTGATTAACTGAAAATACTTTTTGCTAAATTTATTATCCATATTCTTTTTTTGTGGCATTTTTAGCTGCCTCCATACCCATATATTTAAGAAGTCTGTTGCCATTATTAGATGCTCCTTTATGGAGAATTTTACCCGCAGATTCCTTTTCTGATTTACCCAGGCTGCAATAACACCAGGGCTTTCGCTTATGAGCAAATCTATCCGGCGTATCAATAATGGCAAAGAAGGTAGCCGCAATAATGAAACCAACCCCTGGAAGTTTCTGGAACTTCTTTATGGGAGGATATTTTTTGGCTAGCTTGCGTAATTCTCTGAGATTTTGAGCCTGTTCATTCCTTAATGTATCTAATGTGTCATAGAGATTTTTCAGGATAAACACGGTTGTAGGTCTTTTCAATTTTTTTAGCCAGTCCAGTCGGTTTTGGGGATAATAGACTGTTGAGCCTTTAGCATGAATACCCTTTTGTCTAAATCTGGCTTTTATTTTATTCTTAAATCTGGTTATCTGTTTGCTGGTATCATGATAGTGTCCAATTAACTCTTTGAAATCCTGTTGGTCGTCATTGTCAGTGTGATATACTTCTTTGATGAAACCACCTCTTAGAAGTTTGGCCAGACGAATAGTATCATTAGGATCATTTTTATCTTCGGCTTTGGATATCCAGGTATTTTGTCTTGGTTCTGCGACAATAAGTTTGTTCACATAAGGTTTTAAGATTCTCCTTATCCAATGGGCTAATGGTGATTCTTCTACTACGAGTGTTTTGGTTCCAGAAACACTTTGGACAGTATTAATCAGATTCATCTCACTTGTTTCAATATCGATGCAGGTAAGAATCTTATTGTCCTCTAGACTGGACACTAAATGAACAAAAGTTGCTATTGTTGGTCTAAAGCAAGATATTTCATGATGGGCCTCCTTTTATTTTAGATTTTGTTATATCAGTATAACATACCTGTCAATCTATTAAAGGATGCCCGTCTTTACATATTATCAATTTCCTAGCAGTTAAAAATGTTATTTTCTTAGTGGATGAGTGCGGAATGTGGATTGGTATATTAATCATGCAGAATTATCCTATTTTCTGTATATCATGTAAAAAGTAATGATAACCAGTTAGAATTATACAGAATTTATTTGTTTTTGTCAAATTTTT
Proteins encoded in this window:
- a CDS encoding transposase, with translation MSSLEDNKILTCIDIETSEMNLINTVQSVSGTKTLVVEESPLAHWIRRILKPYVNKLIVAEPRQNTWISKAEDKNDPNDTIRLAKLLRGGFIKEVYHTDNDDQQDFKELIGHYHDTSKQITRFKNKIKARFRQKGIHAKGSTVYYPQNRLDWLKKLKRPTTVFILKNLYDTLDTLRNEQAQNLRELRKLAKKYPPIKKFQKLPGVGFIIAATFFAIIDTPDRFAHKRKPWCYCSLGKSEKESAGKILHKGASNNGNRLLKYMGMEAAKNATKKEYG